A genomic segment from Thamnophis elegans isolate rThaEle1 chromosome 3, rThaEle1.pri, whole genome shotgun sequence encodes:
- the CASR gene encoding extracellular calcium-sensing receptor yields the protein MTFYSFCLILFALTSSSSAYGPNQRAQKKGDIILGGLFPIHFGVAAKHQDLKSRPESVECIRYNFRGFRWLQAMIFAIEEINNSPTLLPNMTLGYSSFDTCNTVSKALEATLSFVAQNKIDSLNLDEFCNCSDHIPSTIAVVGATGSGISTAVANLLGLFYIPQVSYASSSRLLSNRNEYKSFLRTIPNDEHQATAMADIVEYFRWNWVGTIAADDNYGRPGIEKFREETEERNICIDFSELIAQYLPEDQIQQVVKVIQNSTAKVIVVFSSAPDLEPLIKEIVTRNITGRIWLASEAWASSSLIAMPQFFHVMGGTIGFALKAGQIPGFRDFLQKVNPKKSANNGFIKEFWEETFNCYLPEGNKNFPGFFHKGYEEGPRAGNGTASFRPPCTGRENITSVETPYMDYTHLRISYNVYLAVYSIAHALQDIYTCTPGKGLFANGSCADIKKVEAWQVLKHLRHLNFTNNMGEQVDFDESGGLIGNYSIINWHLSPEDGSIVFEEVGHYNVYAKKGERLFINENKILWSGFSKEVPFSNCSRDCLPGTRKGIIEGEPTCCFECVECTDGEISDETDASACEKCAENFWSNENHTFCIPKQIEFLSWTEPFGIALTLFAVLGVFLTSFVLGVFTRFRNTPIVKATNRELSYLLLFSLLCCFSSSLFFIGEPQDWNCRLRQPAFGISFVLCISCILVKTNRVLLVFEAKIPTSLHRKWWGLNLQFLLVFLCTFVQIVICVIWLYTAPPSSFRNHEMEDEIIFITCNEGSLMALGFLIGYTCLLAAICFFFAFKSRKLPENFNEAKFITFSMLIFFIVWISFIPAYASTYGKFVSAVEVIAILAASFGLLACIFFNKVYIILFKPSRNTIEEVRCSTAAHAFKVAARATLRRSNVSRKRSNSLGGSSGSTPSSSISSKSNHEEPFSIPTSVEPQQKHGCKQKVSFGGGTVTLSLSFEEHQKNAIANKNAKHRNSLEARNSDDSLMRHKALLPLHGNESLEPKFQIPSNQESSIPESVVGETKQGEHVEGPPSLSAAYLRDLVGSGSIKENAIHS from the exons ATGACTTTTTATAGTTTCTGTTTGATCCTCTTTGCACTTACTTCGAGTAGCTCTGCCTATGGACCAAATCAAAGGGCACAGAAGAAAGGAGACATTATTCTTGGAGGATTGTTTCCCATTCATTTTGGAGTGGCTGCTAAACACCAGGATCTGAAATCTAGGCCAGAATCAGTAGAATGCATAAG ATATAATTTCCGGGGTTTTCGCTGGTTACAGGCAATGATATTTGCCATTGAAGAGATTAATAACAGCCCAACTCTTCTTCCCAATATGACTCTTGGATACAGCAGTTTTGACACCTGCAACACAGTGTCTAAAGCTCTGGAAGCCACATTGAGTTTTGTAGCCCAAAACAAGATTGATTCTCTGAATCTGGATGAGTTTTGCAATTGTTCGGATCATATCCCCTCAACAATTGCAGTGGTGGGAGCAACGGGCTCTGGGATTTCCACTGCAGTTGCCAATCTTCTGGGTCTCTTTTATATACCTCAG gtTAGCTATGCTTCATCCAGTCGGCTCTTGAGCAACAGGAACGAGTACAAATCTTTCCTGCGCACTATACCTAATGATGAGCATCAGGCTACTGCTATGGCTGACATTGTAGAGTACTTCCGCTGGAATTGGGTGGGTACCATTGCAGCAGATGACAATTATGGCCGGCCAGGTATTGAAAAGTTCAGGgaagaaacagaggagagaaacatctgcattGACTTCAGTGAGCTCATTGCCCAGTACTTGCCTGAGGATCAGATCCAACAGGTGGTGAAAGTCATCCAGAATTCCACTGCCAAAGTGATCGTTGTATTCTCCAGTGCACCCGACCTAGAACCATTGATCAAAGAGATTGTTACACGGAACATCACTGGCAGGATTTGGCTGGCAAGTGAAGCCTGGGCCAGCTCATCATTGATAGCAATGCCACAATTCTTTCATGTCATGGGGGGCACCATTGGATTTGCTCTTAAGGCAGGACAGATCCCTGGCTTTCGTGACTTTCTGCAGAAGGTAAACCCTAAGAAGTCTGCTAATAATGGATTTATTAAAGAGTTTTGGGAGGAGACGTTTAATTGCTACTTACCAGAAGGAAACAAAAATTTCCCAGGTTTCTTCCACAAAGGCTATGAAGAAggccctagagctggaaatggtACAGCTTCATTCCGTCCCCCATGTACAGGGCGTGAGAACATCACTAGTGTGGAAACACCATACATGGATTATACCCACCTGCGGATATCTTACAATGTGTACTTGGCAGTATATTCCATTGCTCATGCTTTGCAGGATATATACACTTGCACTCCTGGGAAAGGGCTATTTGCCAATGGTTCATGTGCAGATATCAAGAAAGTTGAGGCATGGCAG gtACTGAAACATCTGCGACACTTGAACTTCACTAATAATATGGGGGAGCAAGTGGATTTTGATGAGTCAGGAGGCCTAATAGGAAATTATTCAATTATCAATTGGCATCTGTCCCCTGAAGATGGCTCCATTGTATTTGAGGAGGTTGGACATTATAATGTTTATGCCAAAAAAGGAGAAAGGTTATTTATCAATGAAAATAAGATCCTATGGAGTGGCTTTTCCAAAGAG GTACCATTTTCAAACTGCAGCAGAGACTGCCTTCCAGGTACAAGGAAAGGTATCATTGAGGGGGAGCCCACCTGCTGCTTTGAATGCGTTGAATGCACAGATGGAGAGATCAGTGATGAAACAG ATGCCAGCGCTTGTGAGAAATGTGCTGAAAACTTCTGGTCCAATGAAAACCATACCTTCTGCATTCCCAAACAAATAGAATTTTTGTCCTGGACAGAACCATTTGGAATTGCTCTCACGCTTTTTGCTGTACTAGGTGTCTTCTTAACTTCATTTGTCCTGGGAGTCTTTACTAGATTTCGCAACACGCCCATTGTCAAGGCCACAAACCGTGAGCTCTCTtatctcctcctgttttccttgCTCTGTTGCTTTTCCAGCTCCCTTTTCTTCATTGGTGAGCCTCAAGATTGGAATTGCCGCTTACGACAACCAGCCTTTGGTATCAGCTTTGTACTCTGCATCTCCTGCATTCTGGTGAAGACCAATCGTGTCCTTCTGGTCTTTGAGGCTAAGATACCAACAAGCCTCCATCGCAAGTGGTGGGGACTTAACCTTCAGTTCCTCTTGGTCTTCTTATGCACATTTGTGCAAATTGTCATCTGCGTCATCTGGCTTTATACAGCTCCCCCTTCTAGTTTCCGTAATCATGAAATGGAGGATGAAATCATCTTTATCACTTGTAATGAGGGCTCTTTGATGGCACTGGGCTTCCTAATTGGTTATACTTGTCTTCTGGCTGCTATCTGCTTCTTCTTTGCTTTCAAATCCCGCAAACTGCCAGAGAACTTCaacgaagccaaattcatcaccttcagtatgttgatttttttcattgtttggaTCTCTTTTATACCAGCCTATGCCAGCACCTATGGCAAATTTGTCTCAGCAGTGGAGGTAATTGCCATTCTGGCAGCCAGCTTTGGGCTTTTAGCATGCATCTTCTTCAACAAGGTCTACATTATCCTCTTTAAGCCCTCCCGCAACACCATTGAGGAAGTACGCTGCAGCACGGCTGCTCATGCTTTCAAAGTGGCAGCCAGAGCTACACTGAGACGCAGCAATGTGTCCCGCAAGAGGTCCAATAGTCTGGGGGGCTCCTCAGGCTCTACCCCATCCTCATCCATTAGCAGCAAAAGCAACCACGAGGAGCCCTTTTCGATACCAACATCTGTAGAACCACAGCAAAAACATGGGTGCAAGCAGAAGGTAAGTTTTGGTGGTGGAACTGTCACCTTGTCACTAAGCTTTGAGGAGCATCAGAAAAATGCTATAGCCAATAAAAATGCAAAGCACAGAAACTCCTTGGAAGCCCGCAATAGTGATGATAGTCTCATGCGACACAAAGCCctacttcctctgcatggcaaTGAATCACTGGAGCCCAAATTCCAGATTCCCTCAAATCAAGAATCCAGCATCCCAGAATCAGTAGTGGGAGAAACCAAGCAAGGAGAACATGTAGAAGGGCCACCTTCTTTGTCAGCTGCATACCTGCGGGATTTAGTAGGCAGTGGCTCCATCAAAGAGAATGCCATCCATTCATAA